The following proteins are encoded in a genomic region of Ailuropoda melanoleuca isolate Jingjing chromosome 10, ASM200744v2, whole genome shotgun sequence:
- the GNB2 gene encoding guanine nucleotide-binding protein G(I)/G(S)/G(T) subunit beta-2, giving the protein MSELEQLRQEAEQLRNQIRDARKACGDSTLTQITAGLDPVGRIQMRTRRTLRGHLAKIYAMHWGTDSRLLVSASQDGKLIIWDSYTTNKVHAIPLRSSWVMTCAYAPSGNFVACGGLDNICSIYSLKTREGNVRVSRELPGHTGYLSCCRFLDDNQIITSSGDTTCALWDIETGQQTVGFAGHSGDVMSLSLAPDGRTFVSGACDASIKLWDVRDSMCRQTFIGHESDINAVAFFPNGYAFTTGSDDATCRLFDLRADQELLMYSHDNIICGITSVAFSRSGRLLLAGYDDFNCNIWDAMKGDRAGVLAGHDNRVSCLGVTDDGMAVATGSWDSFLKIWN; this is encoded by the exons ATGAGTGAGCTGGAGCAACTGAGACAGGAGGCTGAGCAGCTCCGGAACCAGATCCGG GATGCCCGAAAAGCATGTGGGGATTCAACACTGACCCAG ATCACAGCTGGGCTGGACCCAGTGGGGAGAATCCAGATGAGGACACGGAGGACCCTCCGTGGGCACCTGGCAAAAATCTATGCCATGCACTGGGGGACAGactcaag GCTGCTGGTCAGTGCCTCCCAGGATGGGAAGCTCATCATTTGGGACAGCTATACCACCAACAAG GTCCATGCCATCCCTCTGCGCTCCTCCTGGGTCATGACCTGTGCCTATGCGCCCTCAGGGAACTTTGTGGCCTGTGGAGGGCTGGACAACATCTGCTCCATCTACAGCCTCAAGACCCGCGAGGGCAATGTCCGGGTCAGCCGGGAATTGCCTGGCCACACCG GGTACCTGTCGTGCTGCCGCTTCCTGGATGACAACCAAATCATCACCAGCTCCGGGGACACCACCTG TGCCCTGTGGGACATTGAGACAGGCCAGCAGACAGTGGGTTTTGCTGGGCACAGTGGAGATGTGATGTCCCTGTCACTGGCCCCCGATGGCCGCACCTTTGTGTCTGGTGCCTGTGACGCCTCCATCAAGCTGTGGGACGTGCGGGATTCTATGTGCCGACAGACCTTCATCGGCCACGAGTCAGACATCAATGCCGTGGCG TTCTTCCCCAACGGCTACGCCTTCACCACTGGCTCCGATGATGCCACGTGCCGCCTCTTCGACCTGCGGGCTGACCAGGAGCTGCTCATGTACTCCCACGACAACATCATCTGCGGCATCACCTCTGTTGCCTTCTCCCGCAGCGGCCGGCTGCTGCTCGCCGGCTACGACGACTTCAACTGCAACATCTGGGACGCCATGAAGGGCGACCGTGCAG GTGTCCTCGCCGGCCACGACAACCGTGTGAGCTGCCTCGGGGTCACCGATGATGGCATGGCTGTGGCCACAGGCTCCTGGGACTCCTTCCTCAAGATCTGGAACTAA